Genomic DNA from Nitrosospira lacus:
CGAGGGCAATTTTTTGGTTCATTGTCTTCGGTACGAATCGCATTTTATTTCCTGTTGGAAAAGTAATAGTTTCTAGAGGAGCGCTATAAACTCGCTCTCATTCACAGTAGTGTATTAAGCATTTTCCATGCCAGGTATGAAATATCATTAATATTAAACGAGTTGCGCGTGTATCATTTTTTAACATATACCCGGGTGTAATATTCTTCGACAGCGGGATGGTCAGAGTCAAGCTTTGGCTTGTTCAAAGCCAGGACTCCAGGCTCGTTGAAGGTATTAATCGGTTCTTGGGGAATCAGCGGTAAGAAGGAGATCTACCCTGAGATATGGGGCTGAACCTAGCGCTTCGGCAACAAAAATCACTTAGTCAGTGAACTGAGCTAAGCAATTGATTTGGTAGGCCGTGCCAGATTCGAACTGGCGACCAACGGATTAAAAGTCCGCTGCTCTACCGGCTGAGCTAACGACCCAAAGATACGCAAGGGACGTGCATTATACCGACTCGCCCCTCCGATATAAAGTTTTTTGGATCAGGCCAGTCGGACGAGCACCTCCCTGTTCTGTTTCGCTGCAAAATTTGCTTTAAACTGCCCGTATGCGAGGAATCAATTTTTGAACGACGTTATCGTTATTGGCGGGGGGGTCGCCGGGCTGGCTACGGCACGCGAATTATTACAGCAGGGAGCGAGTGTAACCATACTGGAGCGCAATCGCTGCGGGGAAGAGTCGTCCTGGGCGGGCGCGGGCATACTTTCACCGCTATTGCCGTGGGATTACTCCGAGTCGGTAACGCAATTGACGCAATGGAGCAACAGCTTGTATCCTGGGTTTATCCAGGCGTTGTGTACGGAAACAGGCATCGACCCGGAATTTCATGTGAGTGGCATGCTGGTGCTGCCCGCCTTCTCCAGCGAACCGGGGGTGGGGCTACAGGAAGATCGCCTGCGTGCAGCGGAAGCCTGGTGTGTCCGGCATGACTTCCCCATAAGAAGCGTGCGCTCTCACGAAATCGTGCCAGTGCTTGCGCTCGACGAGCCGGCGCTTTGGCTGCCTGAAGTCTGCCAAGTGCGCAATCCCCGCTTGCTGCGGGCGCTGGTACAAGCTGTGGAGATGAAAGGAGGCACCATCATCGAACATGCCGAAATCACAAGCTGGAAGATGGCGCATGAGCAGATCCAGTCGATCGGTACCAGCCATGGCGAGGAATATACCGCAGCCAGTTACATCGTTACCGCCGGGGCATGGAGCCGCCAGCTCTTACGCGAATATGCGCTCAAGCTCGATATCTGGCCGGTGCGGGGACAGATCCTGCTGTTCAAGACACAGCCCGGTTTGCTCGCCACGATCGTATTGCAGGAACCCGATAATTTCTATCTGATACCACGCCGGGACGGATATATTCTAGCCGGCAGTACGGTGGAGGAAGCCGCTTTCGACAAACGTACAACCGCTCCTGTGCGGAAAGAACTGCTGGAAAAGGCGCATAGGCTGATGCCTGCATTGACCGAAGAAATTCTGACCGGTCACTGGGCGGGTCTGCGTCCAGGTTCGCCAGGGAATATACCGGTTATCGATCGCCATCCCGTCATTACAAACCTGTATCTGAACAGTGGTCATTACCGCTACGGCGTTACCATGGCACCAGGCGGCGCGCAGCTTATATCCAACATGATTCTGAACAAGCTCCAGTCGCTCGACGTTACACCCTATCGATGGCCGGCATGAACAACGGAGACAACCGAGAGTAATTTCCTTCGGGGCACACCATTGTTTCGAATAACGCTTTCCCCGCGCTTTATCCACGGCATGCGGGATGGTAACATTGCATCCACTTCAACAAAGAGACATAAGGGCATACGTATCATGGCCGGTCATAGCAAGTGGGCGAATATCAAGCACAAGAAAGCCGCGCAGGACGCCAAGCGCGGCAAAATTTTCACCCGGCTCATCAAGGAAATTACCGTCGCCGCGCGGCTCGGCGGGGGCGATCCCAACAGTAATCCGCGGTTGCGTCTGGCTGTCGACAAGGCTTACGAGCAGAATATGCCCAAGGACAACGTCGAGCGTGCAATCAAGCGCGGCAGCGGCGATCTGGAGGGCGTGAATTATGAAGAGATACGTTATGAAGGTTACGGTATCGCCGGTGCGGCCGTACTGGTCGATTGCATGACTGATAACCGCGTGCGCACGGTCGCGGATGTACGCCACGCCTTCACCAAGTACGGCGGCAACCTCGGCACCGACGGCTCGGTCGCGTTCATGTTCAAACACTGCGGGCAACTGCTTTTTGCGCCCGGTACCAGTGAGGACAAGCTAATGGAAGCAGCGCTGGAGGTGGGTGCGGAAGATGTCATCAGCAACAGCGATGGCAGTATCGAAGTCATTACGGCGCCATATGAATTTGTCGGCGTCAGGGCGGCGCTGGAGAAAGCCGGTTTCAAGGCGGAGCTCGCCGAAGTGACAATGAAACCGGCCAGTGAATCCACGCTGACAGGTGACGAGGCGGTGAAAATGCAAAAACTGCTGGATGCGCTGGAAAATATCGACGACGTGCAGGAAGTCTATACGACGGCGGTAATTGATGAATAGATTCTTATTCTGCGGGTGAAAAAGGAGTCCATAAATCCGTATTCTTGGCATAGACCCCGGCTTGCGCATTACAGGGTTCGGGGTCATCGATAAAACCGGCAGCAAGCTGACCTATGTCGGCAGCGGTTGTATCAAGACAGTGGACGGTGAGCTCCCGTCGCGTCTGAAGTCCATCATGGACCATCTAAATGAAGTCATCGTGCAGCACCGTCCCGATCAGGTCGCGGTGGAACAAGTATTTGTCAATGTCAATCCGAAATCCACGTTGATGCTGGGACAGGCGCGGGGGGCCGCGATCTGCACCGCAGTGCTGAATAATCTCGTTGTGGCCGAATACACCGCGCTGCAGATCAAGCAGGCGGTTGTCGGCAAAGGTCATGCGAAAAAAGAACAAGTGCAGGATATGGTGAAGCGGTTGCTGCAGCTCGCCGGCAGCCCCAGCCCCGATGCAGCGGATGCGCTTGCCTGCGCGATTTGCCATGCCCATGGCGGACTGGGGCTGGGGGGAATTTCGACAGCGGGCTACCGCATGAAACGAGGGCGGCTGGTATGATCGGCAGGATTAAAGGGCTGCTGGTGGAAAAGTTGCCGCCACTGGTGCTGGTTGACGTGCAGGGTGTGGGATATGAAATTGATGTACCGATGAGCACGTTCTATAACCTGCCCGCCATCGGCGCGCAAATCACGCTGCATACTCATCTCGTAGTGCGCGAAGACGTGCATTTGCTTTTTGGTTTCGCCACCGAAGCGGAGCGGCAAGCCTTTCGCCAGCTTGTAAAAATCTCCGGTGTCGGTGCGCGAACCGCGCTGGCTTTGCTGTCCGGCCTGAGCGTAGCCGACTTGCAGCAAGCGGTGGCTGCTCAGGATAGCGGACGGCTGATCAAGATCCCCGGTATCGGAAAAAAAACCGCCGAACGCTTATTGCTGGAGTTGCGCGATAAGCTCAATGCCGGCATGACGGGCCCCATTGGGGGAGGAATGCCAACGTCAATGGGTAGCAGCGACGTGCTCAATGCCTTGTTATCTCTGGGATATAATGACCGGGAAGCCAATTGGGCGACGCGGCAGTTACCCGCAGGCGTTGCCGTATCCGATGGCATACGCCAGGCATTGAAACTTCTATCGAAAGAAAAGTAATTTAACTGAGTTCCAAGGTTAAGCCTGCCCTCATGAATTTACCTGCCATATGCAATCAAGCCACATCGGGCGAATTGCAATTGCATAATTT
This window encodes:
- the thiO gene encoding glycine oxidase ThiO codes for the protein MNDVIVIGGGVAGLATARELLQQGASVTILERNRCGEESSWAGAGILSPLLPWDYSESVTQLTQWSNSLYPGFIQALCTETGIDPEFHVSGMLVLPAFSSEPGVGLQEDRLRAAEAWCVRHDFPIRSVRSHEIVPVLALDEPALWLPEVCQVRNPRLLRALVQAVEMKGGTIIEHAEITSWKMAHEQIQSIGTSHGEEYTAASYIVTAGAWSRQLLREYALKLDIWPVRGQILLFKTQPGLLATIVLQEPDNFYLIPRRDGYILAGSTVEEAAFDKRTTAPVRKELLEKAHRLMPALTEEILTGHWAGLRPGSPGNIPVIDRHPVITNLYLNSGHYRYGVTMAPGGAQLISNMILNKLQSLDVTPYRWPA
- the ruvC gene encoding crossover junction endodeoxyribonuclease RuvC → MRILGIDPGLRITGFGVIDKTGSKLTYVGSGCIKTVDGELPSRLKSIMDHLNEVIVQHRPDQVAVEQVFVNVNPKSTLMLGQARGAAICTAVLNNLVVAEYTALQIKQAVVGKGHAKKEQVQDMVKRLLQLAGSPSPDAADALACAICHAHGGLGLGGISTAGYRMKRGRLV
- a CDS encoding YebC/PmpR family DNA-binding transcriptional regulator, which codes for MAGHSKWANIKHKKAAQDAKRGKIFTRLIKEITVAARLGGGDPNSNPRLRLAVDKAYEQNMPKDNVERAIKRGSGDLEGVNYEEIRYEGYGIAGAAVLVDCMTDNRVRTVADVRHAFTKYGGNLGTDGSVAFMFKHCGQLLFAPGTSEDKLMEAALEVGAEDVISNSDGSIEVITAPYEFVGVRAALEKAGFKAELAEVTMKPASESTLTGDEAVKMQKLLDALENIDDVQEVYTTAVIDE
- the ruvA gene encoding Holliday junction branch migration protein RuvA, producing MIGRIKGLLVEKLPPLVLVDVQGVGYEIDVPMSTFYNLPAIGAQITLHTHLVVREDVHLLFGFATEAERQAFRQLVKISGVGARTALALLSGLSVADLQQAVAAQDSGRLIKIPGIGKKTAERLLLELRDKLNAGMTGPIGGGMPTSMGSSDVLNALLSLGYNDREANWATRQLPAGVAVSDGIRQALKLLSKEK